A window of the Streptomyces sp. JB150 genome harbors these coding sequences:
- a CDS encoding TIM barrel protein gives MGFADQRFNVNLSILFTELPLLERPAAAAAAGFSAVELWWPWIDSPTPAQSELDALKKAIEDAGVRLTGLNFYAGQLPGPDRGALSVPGAESERFRANVDVAAGFAASLGCEALNALYGNRVEGVDPAEQDALALENLTLAARAADRIGAILLIEALNQPESPLYPLVSAPAAVGIVDKVNDATGLGNARFLMDLYHLSMNGEDLPSVIERYAAKTGHVQIADNPGRGAPGTGTLPLEDLLDQLRKAGYDGWVGLEYKPGDRPSAEAFDWLPAEARAAR, from the coding sequence ATGGGATTCGCAGACCAGCGCTTCAACGTCAACCTGTCGATCCTCTTCACGGAACTCCCGCTCCTGGAGCGCCCCGCGGCCGCCGCCGCGGCCGGCTTCTCCGCGGTCGAGCTGTGGTGGCCCTGGATCGACTCCCCCACCCCCGCGCAGTCCGAGCTGGACGCGCTGAAGAAGGCCATCGAGGACGCGGGCGTGCGGCTCACCGGCCTCAACTTCTACGCCGGGCAGCTCCCCGGCCCGGACCGCGGCGCCCTGTCGGTGCCCGGTGCGGAGTCGGAGAGGTTCCGCGCCAACGTCGACGTGGCCGCCGGCTTCGCCGCCTCCCTCGGCTGCGAGGCGCTGAACGCGCTCTACGGCAACCGCGTGGAGGGCGTCGACCCGGCCGAGCAGGACGCGCTGGCGCTGGAGAACCTGACGCTCGCCGCCCGCGCCGCCGACCGGATCGGCGCGATCCTGCTGATCGAGGCGCTGAACCAGCCCGAGTCGCCGCTCTACCCGCTGGTGAGCGCCCCGGCCGCGGTGGGGATCGTCGACAAGGTCAACGACGCGACGGGCCTCGGCAACGCCAGGTTCCTCATGGACCTCTACCACCTGTCCATGAACGGCGAGGACCTGCCGTCGGTGATCGAGCGGTACGCCGCGAAGACCGGGCACGTGCAGATCGCCGACAACCCGGGCCGCGGCGCCCCCGGCACCGGCACCCTGCCGCTGGAGGACCTGCTCGACCAGCTGCGGAAGGCCGGTTACGACGGCTGGGTCGGCCTGGAGTACAAGCCCGGCGACCGCCCGAGCGCCGAGGCCTTCGACTGGCTGCCCGCCGAGGCCCGCGCCGCCCGCTGA
- a CDS encoding helix-turn-helix domain-containing protein: MTGSGDEPFITAVKPLVDAMGGEMMPPDEAGPDDVVLSWEGTDVVAVRLPQLADSLDHILAAMERKRGRPLADLDRKAKQEIVRTLEARGAFAVRHGVETVASALGVSRFTVYNYLNREKQG, from the coding sequence GTGACCGGGTCCGGCGACGAGCCGTTCATCACGGCCGTGAAGCCCCTGGTCGACGCGATGGGCGGCGAGATGATGCCGCCCGACGAGGCCGGGCCCGACGACGTCGTGCTGTCCTGGGAGGGCACCGACGTGGTCGCGGTGCGGCTGCCGCAGCTCGCGGACTCCCTCGATCACATCCTCGCCGCGATGGAGCGCAAGCGCGGCAGGCCGCTGGCGGACCTGGACCGCAAGGCCAAGCAGGAGATCGTCCGCACCCTGGAGGCGCGCGGCGCGTTCGCCGTCCGGCACGGCGTGGAGACCGTCGCGAGCGCGCTCGGCGTCAGCCGCTTCACCGTCTACAACTACCTCAACCGGGAGAAGCAGGGCTAG
- a CDS encoding 8-oxoguanine deaminase — translation MAPSAAQRVVIENCAVATVDADDTEYACGHLVLAGNRIESVGAGRAPEGLENVVRRIDASGHLATPGLVNTHHHCYQWITRGLATDHNLFDWLVALYPVWARIDERMTYAAAQGSLAMMARGGVTTAMDHHYVYPRGAGDLSGAVIRAAAETGVRFTLARGSMDRGEKDGGLPPDFAVETLEDALAATEQTVREHHDASFDAMTQVAVAPCSPFSVSTELMRQGAELARRLGVRLHTHGSETVEEERFCHELFGMGPTDYFESTGWLGEDVWMAHCVHMTDADIAAFARTGTGVAHCPSSNARLAAGIARVPDLLRAGVPVGLGVDGTASNESGELHTELRNALLVNRLGPHREAALTARQALRLGTYGGAQVLGRAGQIGSLEPGKLADVVLWRMDTLAHASIADPVTALVLGAAAPVTASFVNGRQIVDHGRLVAVDEDAVARSTREEAQRLARIAARG, via the coding sequence ATGGCGCCATCGGCAGCCCAGCGCGTCGTCATCGAGAACTGCGCGGTCGCCACCGTGGACGCGGACGACACGGAGTACGCCTGCGGACACCTCGTCCTCGCCGGCAACCGGATCGAGTCGGTCGGCGCGGGCAGGGCCCCCGAGGGGCTGGAGAACGTGGTGCGCCGGATCGACGCGAGCGGCCATCTGGCCACGCCCGGTCTGGTCAACACCCACCACCACTGCTACCAGTGGATCACCCGGGGCCTGGCCACCGACCACAACCTGTTCGACTGGCTGGTCGCGCTGTACCCGGTCTGGGCGCGGATCGACGAGCGGATGACCTACGCCGCCGCCCAGGGATCGCTCGCCATGATGGCCCGCGGCGGTGTCACCACCGCCATGGACCACCACTACGTGTACCCGAGGGGCGCGGGCGACCTGTCCGGCGCGGTCATCCGGGCCGCCGCCGAGACGGGTGTCCGCTTCACCCTGGCCCGCGGGTCGATGGACCGCGGCGAGAAGGACGGCGGGCTGCCCCCGGACTTCGCCGTCGAGACGCTGGAGGACGCGCTCGCCGCCACCGAACAGACCGTCAGGGAGCACCACGACGCCTCCTTCGACGCCATGACCCAGGTGGCCGTCGCCCCCTGCTCGCCGTTCTCCGTCTCCACCGAACTGATGCGCCAGGGCGCCGAGCTGGCCCGCCGCCTCGGGGTGCGCCTGCACACCCACGGGTCGGAGACGGTGGAGGAGGAGAGGTTCTGCCACGAGCTGTTCGGCATGGGACCGACGGACTACTTCGAGTCCACGGGCTGGCTGGGCGAGGACGTGTGGATGGCGCACTGCGTCCACATGACCGACGCCGACATCGCCGCCTTCGCCCGCACCGGGACCGGTGTCGCCCACTGCCCGTCGTCCAACGCGCGTCTCGCGGCCGGCATCGCCCGCGTCCCCGACCTGCTGAGGGCGGGCGTCCCGGTCGGCCTCGGCGTCGACGGCACCGCGTCCAACGAGTCCGGTGAACTCCACACCGAGCTGCGCAACGCGCTGCTGGTCAACCGCCTCGGCCCGCACCGCGAGGCGGCCCTGACCGCCCGTCAGGCGCTGCGGCTGGGCACCTACGGCGGCGCACAGGTCCTCGGCCGGGCCGGGCAGATCGGCTCGCTGGAGCCGGGCAAGCTCGCCGACGTGGTGCTGTGGCGGATGGACACCCTCGCCCACGCCTCCATCGCCGACCCGGTGACCGCGCTCGTCCTCGGCGCGGCCGCCCCGGTGACCGCCTCCTTCGTGAACGGCCGGCAGATCGTCGACCACGGCCGGCTGGTCGCCGTCGACGAGGACGCCGTCGCCCGGTCCACGCGTGAGGAGGCCCAGCGCCTGGCGCGGATCGCCGCGCGAGGCTGA
- the uraH gene encoding hydroxyisourate hydrolase has translation MSTSTTASVSTHVLDTSAGRPAEGIAVHLSARGGRAANWRALGGSATDADGRCKDLPALPEGTTHVRLDFAVEPYFEKKQADAQQDAPANRDSGAAVFFPEVAITFAVVPGEHYHVPLLLNPFGYSVYRGS, from the coding sequence ATGAGCACCAGCACCACCGCCTCCGTGTCCACCCACGTCCTGGACACCAGCGCCGGCCGCCCCGCCGAGGGCATCGCCGTCCACCTCTCCGCCCGCGGGGGGAGAGCGGCGAACTGGCGGGCGCTCGGCGGCTCGGCGACCGACGCGGACGGCCGGTGCAAGGACCTTCCGGCGCTGCCGGAAGGGACGACACACGTGCGGCTCGACTTCGCCGTCGAACCGTATTTCGAGAAGAAGCAAGCCGATGCGCAGCAGGACGCCCCCGCGAATCGGGACAGCGGTGCCGCGGTGTTCTTCCCGGAGGTGGCGATCACGTTCGCCGTCGTGCCGGGCGAGCACTACCACGTGCCGCTGCTGCTCAACCCGTTCGGCTACTCCGTTTACCGAGGGAGCTAG
- the pucL gene encoding factor-independent urate hydroxylase encodes MPTILGQNQYGKAENRVVKITRDGATHHIKDLNVSVALSGDMDDVHYSGSNANCLPTDTTKNTVYAFAKEYGIESAEQFGIHLARHFVTSQEPIHRARIRIEEYAWERIETSDANSKFIGADEVKHSFVRKGQETRLTQITFDGEKWEVISGLKDLVVMNSTNSEFWGYVKDKYTTLKEAYDRILATQVSGRWRFNWTDDEQKMPNWEKSYDQVRKHMLHAFAETYSLSLQQTLYQMGARIINNRSEIDEVRFSLPNKHHFLVDLEPFGLKNDNEVYFAADRPYGLIEATILRDGCEARIPVDMTNL; translated from the coding sequence ATGCCCACGATCCTGGGACAGAACCAGTACGGCAAGGCCGAGAACCGAGTCGTAAAGATCACGCGGGACGGCGCCACCCACCACATCAAGGACCTGAACGTCTCCGTGGCCCTCAGCGGCGACATGGACGACGTCCACTACTCCGGCTCGAACGCCAACTGCCTGCCCACCGACACCACCAAGAACACGGTGTACGCGTTCGCCAAGGAGTACGGCATCGAGTCCGCCGAGCAGTTCGGCATCCACCTCGCCCGGCACTTCGTCACCAGCCAGGAGCCGATCCACCGGGCGCGGATCCGGATCGAGGAGTACGCCTGGGAGCGCATCGAGACCTCCGACGCCAACAGCAAGTTCATCGGCGCCGACGAGGTCAAGCACTCCTTCGTCCGCAAGGGCCAGGAGACCCGCCTCACCCAGATCACCTTCGACGGTGAGAAGTGGGAGGTCATCTCCGGTCTGAAGGACCTGGTCGTGATGAACTCGACGAACTCCGAGTTCTGGGGCTACGTCAAGGACAAGTACACCACCCTCAAGGAGGCGTACGACCGCATCCTGGCCACCCAGGTCTCCGGCCGCTGGCGGTTCAACTGGACCGACGACGAGCAGAAGATGCCCAACTGGGAGAAGTCCTACGACCAGGTCAGGAAGCACATGCTCCACGCCTTCGCCGAGACCTACTCCCTGTCGCTGCAGCAGACGCTGTACCAGATGGGCGCGCGGATCATCAACAACCGCAGCGAGATCGACGAGGTCCGCTTCTCCCTCCCGAACAAGCACCACTTCCTCGTGGACCTGGAGCCGTTCGGGCTGAAGAACGACAACGAGGTCTACTTCGCCGCGGACCGCCCCTACGGCCTGATCGAGGCCACCATCCTGCGGGACGGCTGCGAGGCCCGTATCCCGGTCGACATGACCAACCTCTGA
- the uraD gene encoding 2-oxo-4-hydroxy-4-carboxy-5-ureidoimidazoline decarboxylase, with the protein MTSTPTPPGLARFNALEEAAAFAALHEACASTAWANRLLAARPYASAEDLYTASDAAMADLTAEDLAEAMAGHPPIGRPKPGDPTSAREQSGMAGASDDLKAEMLELNLAYQEKFGHVFLICATGRTGEQMRDAVRERIGNAPEREREIVRTELGKINRIRLARLVEEDA; encoded by the coding sequence GTGACTTCCACTCCCACGCCGCCGGGCCTGGCCCGGTTCAACGCTCTGGAGGAGGCCGCGGCCTTCGCCGCGCTCCACGAGGCGTGTGCCTCCACGGCATGGGCCAACCGGCTGCTCGCGGCCCGCCCCTACGCCTCGGCCGAGGACCTGTACACGGCCAGCGACGCCGCGATGGCCGACCTGACCGCCGAGGACCTGGCGGAGGCGATGGCCGGGCACCCGCCCATCGGCCGGCCCAAGCCCGGCGACCCCACCTCCGCCCGCGAGCAGAGCGGCATGGCCGGCGCCTCCGACGACCTCAAGGCGGAGATGCTGGAACTGAACCTGGCCTACCAGGAGAAGTTCGGCCATGTCTTCCTGATCTGCGCCACCGGCCGGACCGGCGAGCAGATGCGCGACGCGGTCAGGGAGCGGATCGGCAACGCCCCGGAGCGGGAACGGGAGATCGTCCGCACCGAGCTGGGCAAGATCAACCGTATCCGCCTGGCCCGACTCGTCGAAGAGGACGCCTGA
- a CDS encoding 2-hydroxy-3-oxopropionate reductase produces the protein MSNNLPASSQPARPAIAWIGLGIMGSPMSENLIKAGYSVTGYTLEQEKLDRLAAAGGTAAGSIAEAVRDADVVITMVPASPQVEAIAYGPDGILENAKPGALLIDMSSITPQTSVDLAKNAGEKGIRVLDAPVSGGEAGAIEAVLSIMVGGEQADFDEARPILEALGKTIVLCGPHGSGQTVKAANQLIVAVNIQACAEAVVFLEKSGVDLKAALDVLNGGLAGSTVLTRKKDNFLNRDFKPGFRIDLHHKDMGIVTDAARNVGAALPVGAVVAQLVASLRAQGDGGLDHSALLRAVERLSGAQV, from the coding sequence ATGAGCAACAACCTCCCCGCTTCCTCCCAGCCGGCCCGCCCGGCGATCGCCTGGATCGGCCTCGGCATCATGGGCTCCCCCATGTCCGAGAACCTGATCAAGGCGGGCTACAGCGTCACCGGCTACACCCTGGAGCAGGAGAAGCTCGACCGTCTGGCCGCCGCGGGCGGCACCGCCGCCGGTTCGATCGCCGAGGCCGTGCGCGACGCCGACGTGGTCATCACGATGGTCCCCGCCTCCCCGCAGGTCGAGGCCATCGCCTACGGCCCCGACGGCATCCTGGAGAACGCCAAGCCGGGCGCGCTGCTGATCGACATGTCCTCGATCACCCCGCAGACCTCGGTGGACCTGGCGAAGAACGCCGGGGAGAAGGGCATCCGCGTCCTGGACGCCCCCGTCTCCGGCGGCGAGGCCGGCGCCATAGAGGCCGTGCTGTCCATCATGGTCGGCGGCGAGCAGGCCGACTTCGACGAGGCCAGGCCGATCCTCGAGGCGCTCGGCAAGACCATCGTGCTGTGCGGTCCGCACGGCTCCGGCCAGACCGTGAAGGCCGCCAACCAGCTCATCGTCGCGGTGAACATCCAGGCGTGCGCCGAGGCCGTGGTCTTCCTGGAGAAGTCGGGCGTGGACCTCAAGGCCGCGCTGGACGTCCTCAACGGCGGCCTCGCGGGCTCGACCGTGCTGACGCGCAAGAAGGACAACTTCCTGAACCGCGACTTCAAGCCGGGCTTCCGGATCGACCTGCACCACAAGGACATGGGCATCGTCACCGACGCCGCCCGCAACGTCGGCGCCGCGCTGCCGGTCGGCGCCGTGGTCGCCCAGCTGGTCGCCTCGCTGCGCGCCCAGGGCGACGGCGGCCTGGACCACTCGGCCCTGCTGCGGGCCGTCGAGCGCCTGTCGGGCGCCCAGGTCTGA